In Babesia bovis T2Bo chromosome 3, whole genome shotgun sequence, the genomic window AACCATGAGTATATGCACTCTCCACCATACTGCATAGATATTTGCGTAGCGGGCTCGAGGTACATGTACTTCCGCTTACGTCGGCCTTCGGCCTTGGTCTGCTTAATGTTAAACACCGTCGTGGCATCCAGGTGGGCCATTAGCATATTGAATTCATCCAGATGGATGGGCTTATAGGCATATGCAAATGAAGACATCCCGGATGATACCCATTGCATATTGAGTTCCTTTAACTTCCGCTTCATTATCCGGTTGACTCCCAGTATCTTACCCTGTTGGTGGTTATGGTAGTTCAGGTTACGCTCGAGGAGCATCTCGAGCTTACCCTTGGCAAACATTTGGACAATCTGTTTCCTAGGGTCGCGCATAAAGAACAGCAGCAGCTTCCCATCGGGCTCGTGCGATTCGTCAACGAGCATGACGAATCGCATTAACCTGAACCTTCGGCTGAAGGACCTCTTTAAACCAACGGACCCCGTTAGGGTGCACAGGCAATCCGTGAAATCCTGGAACTGCTCGTTGGCCATCATGCCTATATATGCATATATTAACTCCGGGGGCAGCTTAAATAGCGATGGCGGCTGGTACCTTGGGAACTGGGTAATGGACATAGCAAAGGACAGTGGGAGCAATTGGGGCATGCATCCACGCTCGTCTTCATTATCGTATCTCACATACTGCTTACCAAATTGCGATGAGTCGGCGTATATATCTAGTATCACTAGATGTTCGTGGTCTCCAGTATTTGTGTCAGGGTGCATTTCAGGTACTTTTTCCACATCACATTGGTCATCACTATCACCCGCGGTGTTGTAACGTTCAAATTCATTCTTCATGTCATTGTCCATGGGCGATTCGTCCTCGGAGCGTGTTGGCATGGAGACCACTTGATCATTGCCCTTTATAATGGCAATCTCCTGTAAGGTGGAGCACCCCTCCTTCAGCAAGCCTACGTCGTCCACGAAGCATAGTAGTGTTACTGATGACAACACGTTCAGCAGGCTCCCGGCGCTATCCAGCCCACGTTTCATTACTTTATGCAGCTCCTTGAGATGGTTGACCAGCGGTATTTTATTGGCATCCATATCACTGTCCACTGAACCTGCCCTGGAGTAACGATTAAGTGACGTCGAGCTTGAGCTCGACAGTTGCGGGCATATATCCACAGTAAGCCTTTTCTCATTATACCAGTTGAATAGACTCTGTAGTTTAACGTTACCCCAAATATCAGCCAGTTGTATAAGTGGCTCGAATCCTGGGAACGCGAAGCAAACGAACAAGGTCGACATTAGAAACACGCTTTTCCGCCACTGGCTGTAGTCGTTACTCAGTAGGTGTGATAACGCCACTATAAAGCTCATGCATATGTAGACCACCATCTCGGTGAGCGTTATATGTGTCCTGGAGAAGTAGGTACTGTCACTAAGGTCCCACACAGAGTTCTTGTAACTACCATTCGTGCCGTCAATGTGCTCGAATACATTCCGCTCGCCACTTTGGTTGCTAAATGGGTTACCATACCGCTTAGATTTAAGGAACGACTCCAGTTGCGGCACCATGGCATCGCTCTGTGCGACGTAGCAGGCATCTATAAGCTCGACATTGGGCTCGGGTACCCCAATATCAGTGCATATATCACCGCACTTGATTAGGGTATCTCCCAGATTCAGGTTACCATCAGAGTCGCAGCTGATTATGGCCCTGCAGTCACAGGGGTACACTTCACCCAGTTTAATTttgaatacatcacccgATACTATTACATTTGTTGGTAGCCGCTTCCATTCACTATTGCGATATACTGGGATGAGCACTGAGTTTGGCGGATCAAATGAAAATCGCTTTTGTTCAAGCTCAGCCTGGACAGCAGCTTGGATGTCATTATGAAATGAGTTCAGTACATCCTTTACGCGCTCCGTTACCCTGGCGTTACGAATCCGCTTCGTTGTTATTTTCACAAACGCGTTGAGGGTGAGCCAACCGATGATGAGCACGACATAAATGATGTAAGCGGTTCTATCATTATCCGCCGTCGATAGATAGATGGCGGTGATCCCGAGAACGGAGATTGTTCCGAGACAAAGGTCTTTTCGGAGTAATGGCTCAAAATACGATCGAATGGTGGCTTGTTCTTCATTCCTTTGTAACGATTCctgtatgttatattacaaCCTCTAACAACGGGTGACATTGTATCTTCGTCGTTTGTATTATCACAACGCTGCTTCGAATCACACATGCAAAATATGGAACACGAAACCATGGAGGCAACATCGAAGATGTAGTCACacattgtttatatattttgctTAGATCATATGTATAGATATTCACGTTACCAGGGGTATACTATAAGTGATGTAGCCTTGCAATGGATGACTACAAAACAGTACCACTGTACGGCTCCCGGTGGCACTTGCAAGTACCACTTTATGCATATCTATACTATGCTTACCGTTAAGAGCTTAATGATCCTTTGGTTGACGTCTTCTGTTGTAAGTCCTATTTTAGGGTGACACGAAGCGTCCATCCGTGGCGAGTAGCCTTGACCTTCCATACCGGAGCCATTCTGCCCTGTCTTCCCTGAATTCAAGCTATCGTGGTCATTTGGGAATGGTGACATCAGGACGACGTGAGTCCGGGAGCCGCTAATATCAACATCGCTCTCCATGGTGTTTCGTGGAACGATTTATTATtaatattgcgatattttaGTGCCCATTGTGATGTAATGTGTTGTGGTtaacagtgctaccacGTGTGTCGTTGGCACCATTTATGGGTGTAAACCACTTCAGTTGGATTCCATCCTTAGTCCAAACAATGTCGGGATACGATCGTTTCAATATACACGCTCAGCTTGAGCACTTGCAGAGCAAGTACCAGGGTACAGGTCACGTGAACAACACCAAGTGGTACGTTGGCATACTCCATGTAACACTTCTCAGGGAGTGGGCTCTTAACATCCAGCGCGACACCCTAGCATCGCACGCGGGTCATTACACGCGCCTTGCTTATTTTGCAATATGTGAAAACGAATCGATATCCCGAATTCGTCATCGGTGCCTCCAGGTATTTTGCTTACTACATCTCACAATGCATGGCAGAATATGGTTAAACCAATGACCCATGTGAAGAACCAGGACAAGCTATGATTTCTAGGTACTCTTTCGTTAATATCGCTACTACATTTAACACTATGTCTGCTCTATATGCCAGTTAACATACTTCTCAAGGCGTCAGCGGCCTCTTTATGCGATGTGAATTCAGATCTACTTCCCTCGTAGCGTATGACGCACGTTTGGTTAGAATTGAAGATAACTTCACACGATTCAAACATTGCATTTATCTGTGTATCACCGGGCGATATTGGCTGCGCCTGGAATCCGGAAACATCTGCCAGCTGTGTTGCGAATTTAAGGAACGTTAGCAGAAACTTGCGTGTGGAGGTATACTGCTGGTATTCCGCCGTCAGTGGCAGTACTCCCAGGGCAGATGTCCCATAGGTCACAAGCAGCTTGTTACCGATTATATGCTCGTCGTGCGTCCCGATAGTCAGTAGTAACCCTGTATCAGGGTTATCCAACTCACTGCTTTGCTCTAGCTTGTATCCCACAGCGCCGTGCACGGCCCCTGGCCTCTCACAGAGATACACCCAAAAGTCACATGTTGCTTCCTTTAGCTTATCACTCAGGGATACCGGATCTTCACTAATTTCAATATTATAACTTGTGTCTCCAGGTTCAGCTTGAGTTGGTATCAGGCTGTCGTTATCTGtgtagcacttttggcatGGCTCCCAGAGCCAGCATTGCCTTAAGGCCTCTATGGGCACATCCTGGCCCGGGGTCATACCAATACGCTTGGTACATTCCATCAATACCTCTCTGACCTGTAGTACCTTCGTCAATACATGTGACTCCTGTAAACTAAAGGGTATCGAGAGACCAGCTATGTTAAGTGCTCCCGTGGCGTAGTTCATGAAGAAGTTGCCATCCACTCCCAGCTTGTCCAGTTGGTACTGCTCCAGCAAGGCGGCAACCCTATCAAGCCACTGATCTAGCCTATGCTCGATAATGCAACTCTCAGTCAATAGTGGCAATTCAATCACCTCGAAGGTAATATCACCTAGGTGGTCCATACTGAACTTAAGTGTCAACCCGGTGATGCTTCCATCCTTAAAACCCGGGAAGCTGTGTACCTCCAAGGTCAATAGTTCACCTTCGCTCAGTGATACCTCAGTACAGGTTATGAGGTTATGTTCAGGATCCGTGGACACGTACATGCGATAGTCAATGACAGTCAACCTCAAAG contains:
- a CDS encoding Mediator complex subunit MED14 family protein, with amino-acid sequence MDDLQTVSFIDLLARCVQRCVVDWKLFCYRQSNDGSYVYNHARTGIIQFTRAQREIFLKLYVLYQFSLHMPKLEKVINATHAFEGYLEKCGREMSLNIRKVQSTDLVTPPPNTALAVDLLSTGTYTRMPTMLAQLAHAAKTNTVPLPPLSDEDADLTIERIYSEYRYMFNSAKCKDRGVKMECRNGQCILSHDGMFNIALIYDFCVWQALVAVPLVLDRLGCSTDGDIRNTFLVLIMYAVNIYNHEKRGNVFDSVFHCANVFASKLVMERLRTQAGDYRALRLTVIDYRMYVSTDPEHNLITCTEVSLSEGELLTLEVHSFPGFKDGSITGLTLKFSMDHLGDITFEVIELPLLTESCIIEHRLDQWLDRVAALLEQYQLDKLGVDGNFFMNYATGALNIAGLSIPFSLQESHVLTKVLQVREVLMECTKRIGMTPGQDVPIEALRQCWLWEPCQKCYTDNDSLIPTQAEPGDTSYNIEISEDPVSLSDKLKEATCDFWVYLCERPGAVHGAVGYKLEQSSELDNPDTGLLLTIGTHDEHIIGNKLLVTYGTSALGVLPLTAEYQQYTSTRKFLLTFLKFATQLADVSGFQAQPISPGDTQINAMFESCEVIFNSNQTCVIRYEGSRSEFTSHKEAADALRSMLTGI
- a CDS encoding putative integral membrane protein; translated protein: MESDVDISGSRTHVVLMSPFPNDHDSLNSGKTGQNGSGMEGQGYSPRMDASCHPKIGLTTEDVNQRIIKLLTESLQRNEEQATIRSYFEPLLRKDLCLGTISVLGITAIYLSTADNDRTAYIIYVVLIIGWLTLNAFVKITTKRIRNARVTERVKDVLNSFHNDIQAAVQAELEQKRFSFDPPNSVLIPVYRNSEWKRLPTNVIVSGDVFKIKLGEVYPCDCRAIISCDSDGNLNLGDTLIKCGDICTDIGVPEPNVELIDACYVAQSDAMVPQLESFLKSKRYGNPFSNQSGERNVFEHIDGTNGSYKNSVWDLSDSTYFSRTHITLTEMVVYICMSFIVALSHLLSNDYSQWRKSVFLMSTLFVCFAFPGFEPLIQLADIWGNVKLQSLFNWYNEKRLTVDICPQLSSSSSTSLNRYSRAGSVDSDMDANKIPLVNHLKELHKVMKRGLDSAGSLLNVLSSVTLLCFVDDVGLLKEGCSTLQEIAIIKGNDQVVSMPTRSEDESPMDNDMKNEFERYNTAGDSDDQCDVEKVPEMHPDTNTGDHEHLVILDIYADSSQFGKQYVRYDNEDERGCMPQLLPLSFAMSITQFPRYQPPSLFKLPPELIYAYIGMMANEQFQDFTDCLCTLTGSVGLKRSFSRRFRLMRFVMLVDESHEPDGKLLLFFMRDPRKQIVQMFAKGKLEMLLERNLNYHNHQQGKILGVNRIMKRKLKELNMQWVSSGMSSFAYAYKPIHLDEFNMLMAHLDATTVFNIKQTKAEGRRKRKYMYLEPATQISMQYGGECIYSWFKQLKKPDQKDTKVEPWEAVPRSVKKRIIKGCVGDMVSACLKNTIFLGVSASKRIYPKEVPSRIQSFHEAGVRFVYFSKDDERRTRVMGGQLGLETSWNSMISLEDSERMTYINQEGNVVLPSGIENIKRHIEEVDDIPLQVSLFANCNTKNTAEMLRILRNNGETIMCIGAGLKPPNFCVFTEAHSSVSVAQGYHPVCRFCRGKRWSGVASAHMFDEALPEMKLSAALTSLPCDLQTSSMYKVADPYYVIEMLYEVLRVARHVSTNIQESAAFLKLTCHSLAWLLFIQSCVGLPEFLATTDFALVTFIYVPAVAVALLSNPSDDNIMQMLPNKIHKDELKVKAKSMFRGYPRLCVATSLSAVSYFVTFTFIKKAVVDLLGNSGIKLEVNACNRPLGIPMHSCVDSLKNSITLAKDAIVEAGINIEPNTVSVLTQGLTSVVLVFYLIVASSSWVNKYGDGSAGWWHNINWIVTSVVVLLTQIAVTILRFNFYGISRDLATQIMPVQVFLISPAMAVGIVMLDQLIKLNMRRDRNIEQKFLKLLFTTRLGMWSPK
- a CDS encoding putative splicing factor 3B subunit 10 (SF3b10), which codes for MSGYDRFNIHAQLEHLQSKYQGTGHVNNTKWEWALNIQRDTLASHAGHYTRLAYFAICENESISRIRHRCLQNMVKPMTHVKNQDKL